A part of Desulfobacter sp. genomic DNA contains:
- a CDS encoding 3-deoxy-D-manno-octulosonic acid transferase, with protein sequence MKKNHYILNFLRFYNILWQAALPFLRYNKRLAPTFDRRTGTDHLPPADIWIQAASAGESFLALSILRQMAPACRVTVLLTSTTDQGLAILKQGLAEPPLHPHIRTVLEVFPFDMPQTVNLAVRRVNPCVMVLLETELWPALLYALKKNQTRILVLNARMSAKSMRNYGLTKKLWRPLAPDLVLATSARDTARYAQVFPHTPSAAMDNIKFDIMETPEQPPSAMDRLLPGDMPLSILASVRRQEEPELLRMILRLKDHYPDQVIAVFPRHMHRIAPLFKQMKKQGLAPVLGSKLTAPLTGPGIILWDRFGELRAAYGRASSVFVGGSLRPLGGQNFLEPAVLGVPTVIGPHWEDFAWVGEDIFKTGGVTRCKNWAVVAETMADQLKSPPDRTLLKQKTSAYIRTRRGGSKNACRAIASALAAKRGAPL encoded by the coding sequence ATGAAAAAGAACCATTATATACTCAATTTTTTGAGATTTTACAATATCCTCTGGCAGGCCGCCCTGCCTTTTTTAAGGTATAACAAGCGGCTTGCCCCCACCTTTGACCGGCGGACAGGGACGGATCACCTTCCCCCTGCGGATATCTGGATACAGGCCGCTTCCGCAGGGGAATCCTTTCTGGCATTGTCAATTTTACGCCAGATGGCGCCCGCCTGCAGGGTGACGGTACTCTTGACCAGCACCACGGACCAGGGCCTTGCCATCCTTAAACAGGGGCTGGCAGAGCCCCCTCTCCATCCCCACATCCGGACGGTCCTGGAGGTGTTTCCCTTTGATATGCCCCAAACCGTCAACTTGGCGGTCCGCAGGGTGAACCCCTGCGTTATGGTCTTGCTGGAAACCGAACTCTGGCCGGCCCTGCTCTATGCCCTCAAAAAGAACCAAACCCGGATCCTGGTCCTCAACGCAAGGATGTCGGCAAAAAGCATGCGCAATTACGGGCTTACAAAAAAGCTGTGGCGCCCCCTGGCCCCGGACCTGGTATTGGCCACCTCGGCCCGGGACACGGCCCGCTACGCACAGGTATTTCCCCACACCCCTTCGGCGGCCATGGACAATATTAAATTCGACATCATGGAAACACCGGAACAGCCCCCGTCAGCTATGGACCGGTTGCTCCCCGGTGACATGCCCCTCTCCATTCTGGCCTCGGTGAGAAGGCAGGAAGAACCGGAGCTGCTCAGAATGATCCTGCGGCTAAAAGACCACTACCCAGACCAGGTCATTGCCGTTTTTCCCAGGCATATGCACCGCATCGCCCCCCTGTTCAAACAGATGAAAAAACAGGGACTGGCACCGGTTCTCGGTTCCAAACTCACCGCCCCCCTCACCGGCCCCGGCATCATTCTCTGGGACCGGTTCGGGGAATTACGGGCCGCATACGGCCGGGCATCCTCGGTTTTCGTCGGGGGCAGCCTGCGTCCCCTTGGGGGCCAGAATTTCCTTGAACCGGCGGTGCTTGGCGTCCCCACGGTGATCGGGCCCCACTGGGAGGATTTTGCCTGGGTGGGGGAAGATATCTTTAAAACCGGTGGTGTCACCCGCTGCAAAAACTGGGCGGTGGTCGCTGAGACAATGGCCGATCAGCTGAAATCGCCACCGGACAGAACCCTGCTTAAACAAAAAACATCCGCCTATATCCGGACCCGGCGGGGAGGGTCAAAAAACGCCTGCAGGGCCATTGCCAGCGCACTGGCAGCCAAAAGAGGGGCCCCCCTGTAA
- a CDS encoding sirohydrochlorin cobaltochelatase, which yields MIKRFKHAALLTLVAALALAYAGNAFAGHHGEAKEKKTGILLVAFGSSEASAQVSFENIGKRAKAAYPDTPIFWAYTSHIIRHKLAKAGKRLDSPEVALAKMADQGFTHVAVQSLHTIVGAEYDDLKKIVGGFKDMGAFEKIMLGYPLMATQADMERVKAAILKSIPKARKANEAVVLMGHGTHHPANAFYAAMMFQLQLSDPNIFVGTVEGYPTVEDITGWLQAKNIKKAWLMPFMSVAGDHAKNDMAGEEEDSWKSILTAAGIKCETVLKGTAEYDDFVDIWVDHINGPLGHF from the coding sequence ATGATCAAACGATTTAAACACGCAGCACTGCTCACACTTGTCGCCGCTCTGGCCCTTGCCTATGCCGGAAATGCCTTTGCCGGCCACCACGGCGAAGCAAAAGAAAAAAAAACAGGCATCCTCCTGGTGGCCTTCGGCTCCAGTGAAGCCAGTGCCCAGGTATCCTTTGAAAACATCGGCAAAAGGGCCAAAGCCGCCTACCCCGACACCCCGATCTTCTGGGCTTACACTTCCCACATCATCCGCCACAAACTGGCCAAAGCAGGCAAACGCCTTGACTCCCCGGAAGTGGCCCTGGCCAAAATGGCCGACCAGGGATTCACCCATGTGGCGGTACAAAGCCTTCACACCATCGTCGGTGCCGAATACGATGACCTTAAAAAAATCGTCGGCGGCTTCAAGGACATGGGAGCCTTTGAAAAGATCATGTTAGGCTACCCCCTCATGGCCACCCAGGCTGATATGGAACGGGTGAAAGCAGCCATTCTCAAGTCCATCCCCAAAGCCAGAAAAGCCAACGAGGCCGTTGTTCTCATGGGCCACGGCACCCATCATCCGGCCAATGCCTTTTACGCCGCCATGATGTTCCAGCTCCAGCTTTCCGACCCCAACATCTTTGTGGGCACGGTTGAGGGCTACCCCACAGTCGAAGATATCACCGGCTGGCTCCAGGCCAAAAACATTAAAAAGGCCTGGCTCATGCCCTTCATGTCCGTGGCCGGAGACCATGCCAAAAACGATATGGCCGGCGAGGAAGAAGACTCCTGGAAATCCATCCTTACTGCCGCCGGCATCAAATGCGAAACCGTACTCAAAGGTACTGCAGAATACGATGATTTTGTCGACATCTGGGTGGACCACATCAACGGCCCCCTCGGCCACTTTTAG
- a CDS encoding transporter substrate-binding domain-containing protein, with protein sequence MKKVFSLCLCLLLPALTALAGEDTLLITTNEAPPYSGTSLKNQGVSIEIVKQAFKKSGYKVQIRFFPWKRALQMTRKGLCDGITPIWFTEKRTQWLNYSDRLHTPSLIGMYAPSGTTAVIKTYRDLRPYHIGYVMGYAYDRTFYDNLPDFAAIYFYSPFDLMKALVSGKIELAVMEKHQGAYFLHKKFPDSKNKFRFLEPVIEKRMHYLAISKKTENSNLKLEAFNKGLAALIKEGTLRKILAAHHFEKM encoded by the coding sequence ATGAAAAAAGTTTTCTCTCTTTGTCTTTGTCTTCTTCTGCCGGCTTTAACGGCCCTTGCCGGAGAAGATACCCTACTCATCACCACCAATGAGGCACCCCCCTATTCCGGCACAAGCCTCAAAAACCAGGGGGTCTCCATTGAAATTGTAAAACAAGCCTTCAAGAAAAGCGGATATAAGGTCCAAATACGCTTTTTCCCATGGAAAAGAGCGCTTCAAATGACCAGAAAAGGACTTTGCGACGGCATTACGCCAATCTGGTTTACAGAAAAAAGAACCCAATGGCTCAACTATTCAGACCGCCTGCATACCCCAAGTCTTATCGGCATGTATGCGCCGTCCGGCACCACCGCTGTTATAAAAACATACAGGGACCTGAGGCCCTATCATATCGGATATGTCATGGGATATGCCTATGATCGGACATTTTACGACAACCTGCCTGATTTTGCTGCCATATATTTTTACTCCCCCTTTGACCTTATGAAGGCGCTGGTCAGCGGAAAAATTGAGCTGGCCGTAATGGAAAAGCATCAGGGGGCTTATTTCCTGCATAAAAAATTTCCTGATAGCAAAAACAAATTCAGATTTCTGGAACCGGTCATCGAAAAACGGATGCATTACCTGGCCATATCCAAAAAAACAGAGAACAGCAATTTAAAGCTGGAAGCCTTCAACAAGGGGCTGGCCGCATTGATCAAGGAAGGTACCCTAAGGAAAATTCTGGCCGCACATCATTTTGAAAAAATGTAA
- a CDS encoding IS21 family transposase yields MQSEKSFGIAAMKAGMDEKTARKYREHGKLPSELKTDHTWRTRKDPFEETWDGIKGMLTINPGLEAKTLFEDLQRRHPGRFADGQLRTLQRRIKQWRATEGPPKEIFFAQIHKPGELCQSDFTHMDKLGVTIGGVPFDHLIYHFVLTYSNWETGTVCFSESFESLSQGLQNALWELGGVPQQHRTDCLTSAVNKVSHPEEFTSRYQDLVDHYGIIPCKTNPASPNENGDVEQRNYRFKKAVDQALMLRGHRDFKDREEYDLFLAKLFAQLNAGRRKRFTQELDLLHRLPKRRLDACKKMDLKVGPSSTIRVNHNVYSVDSRLIGENIQVRLYMECLEVWYGQRKVDTLPRLRGEGKYKINYRHIIDSLVKKPGAFENYRYRNAMFPTSRFRIAYDHLRKRYTVKSSAARYLKILYLAAKTSEVAVDSALMVLINEDQEISKEAVKRLIESNASVSRPDDVHIQAVDLTRYDQLLKGVAA; encoded by the coding sequence ATTCAGTCAGAGAAGAGTTTCGGGATAGCAGCAATGAAAGCTGGAATGGATGAAAAAACAGCTCGAAAGTACCGTGAACACGGGAAGTTGCCGAGTGAACTCAAAACGGATCATACATGGCGCACACGCAAAGATCCGTTTGAGGAGACCTGGGATGGTATCAAAGGCATGTTGACCATAAATCCAGGTCTGGAGGCCAAGACACTGTTTGAGGATTTGCAACGCAGACACCCCGGCCGGTTCGCCGATGGACAATTACGGACCCTGCAACGGAGAATAAAGCAATGGCGTGCTACAGAGGGGCCGCCCAAAGAAATCTTTTTTGCTCAAATTCATAAGCCTGGCGAATTATGCCAGTCAGACTTCACCCACATGGATAAACTGGGCGTCACTATAGGCGGCGTCCCTTTTGACCACCTGATCTACCATTTTGTTTTGACCTATTCCAATTGGGAGACAGGTACAGTCTGTTTTTCAGAGAGTTTCGAAAGCCTGAGCCAGGGCCTGCAAAATGCCCTATGGGAACTTGGTGGTGTGCCGCAGCAACATCGCACCGATTGTCTGACATCCGCTGTTAACAAGGTAAGTCACCCTGAGGAGTTCACCAGCAGGTATCAGGATCTTGTTGACCATTACGGTATCATTCCTTGCAAAACTAACCCTGCCAGCCCCAATGAAAATGGAGACGTGGAGCAGCGCAATTATCGGTTCAAAAAAGCCGTTGACCAGGCCCTGATGCTGAGAGGACACCGGGATTTTAAAGACCGGGAAGAATATGACTTGTTCCTGGCCAAACTGTTCGCACAGCTAAATGCCGGTCGTAGGAAACGGTTTACACAAGAACTGGATCTCCTACACCGGTTGCCCAAACGCCGGCTTGATGCATGTAAAAAGATGGATTTAAAGGTTGGTCCCAGCAGTACCATTCGGGTCAATCACAACGTTTACTCTGTAGACAGCAGGCTCATAGGAGAAAATATCCAGGTCCGCCTCTACATGGAATGCCTGGAGGTCTGGTACGGCCAGAGAAAGGTCGATACTTTGCCAAGGTTGCGGGGTGAGGGCAAATATAAAATCAATTACCGGCATATCATTGACAGCCTGGTCAAAAAACCGGGGGCATTTGAAAATTATCGTTATCGTAATGCCATGTTCCCCACCAGCCGGTTCCGGATTGCCTACGATCATTTAAGAAAGCGTTATACCGTTAAAAGCTCAGCAGCAAGGTATCTGAAAATATTATACCTGGCAGCAAAGACAAGCGAGGTGGCAGTAGACAGCGCCCTGATGGTTCTAATAAACGAGGATCAGGAAATCAGCAAAGAGGCTGTTAAACGCCTTATTGAGTCCAACGCCTCTGTCAGCAGGCCGGATGATGTTCATATCCAGGCAGTTGATTTGACTCGTTATGACCAATTGCTCAAGGGGGTGGCGGCATGA
- a CDS encoding ATP-binding protein has translation MINDRDQIDTNLKSLHMPTMRRSYEEMADQARAEAWGYEKYLLQLLSLECEVRWQNRISRNLRASKLPSSKTFENFDKKRLPLKVANHLSVLVNGAFLERCENILAFGNPGSGKTHLLCAIGHELIAKGKQVLFISCSQLVQDLLIAKRDLELTKKLKSLSRFDAVIIDDIGYVQQSRGEMEVLFTFLAERYEQGSLMITSNLPFSKWEQIFKDPMTTAAAIDRLVHHSIILELNVESYRMEQAKMEAE, from the coding sequence ATGATCAATGATCGGGATCAGATAGACACCAATCTTAAAAGCCTCCATATGCCGACCATGCGCCGCAGTTATGAAGAAATGGCGGATCAGGCCAGGGCGGAGGCATGGGGATATGAAAAGTACCTCTTACAATTGTTGAGTCTCGAATGCGAAGTCCGCTGGCAGAACCGGATATCACGTAACCTGAGGGCATCCAAGTTGCCATCTTCCAAGACATTTGAGAATTTTGATAAAAAGCGCCTCCCCTTAAAGGTTGCCAATCATTTAAGTGTCCTGGTCAACGGCGCTTTTTTAGAGCGCTGTGAAAACATCCTGGCCTTTGGTAATCCGGGTAGCGGGAAAACCCATCTGCTCTGTGCCATTGGCCATGAATTAATTGCAAAGGGTAAGCAGGTTCTTTTTATCTCATGCAGTCAGCTCGTCCAGGATCTGCTGATTGCCAAAAGGGATCTTGAGCTAACCAAAAAACTCAAATCCCTCTCCAGGTTTGATGCTGTGATTATAGATGACATTGGGTATGTCCAACAAAGCCGGGGAGAAATGGAAGTGCTGTTTACCTTTTTGGCGGAACGGTATGAACAGGGCAGCCTGATGATCACGAGCAATCTTCCGTTCTCTAAGTGGGAACAGATTTTTAAGGACCCTATGACAACGGCAGCAGCCATCGACAGACTCGTTCATCACAGTATCATCCTTGAATTGAATGTGGAAAGCTATCGCATGGAACAGGCTAAAATGGAGGCCGAATAA